The nucleotide window TTCGATTAGATCAAAAACTTGCTGCAAACAGCAAGAAAAGAAACCTCACAAAAGGATATATCTTAAATTCAATCTGAAAAGCTCACTTTCTGAACTCGGAGTCTTTCcattgaaaaacaaacaaatgtcATCATCAAACCGTGTTCAATTCATTATTGCATTTCTTCTTGaaatgacaaatttttagtgaaaattttatcgaaatattaTCAGATTTTTCAACCGTCTGATTTTTCACGCAGCCCTTCCGGAAACGACTTTCGTAATTAACGATGACTGGACAATTTCGTCGCAGGAATTACCATCCCTCAGACATATTCCGGAAGAAGATTCTGACGCAACCGACGCGGATGACGTCGACGCCGAAAATACCGAGGACGAAGTCGACTCCTTCGTAAACCATGGCGATATCCTTTCGCGAATAGAAACCAACTGCGACGGAGACGTAAGAAGCTTTTtctcttaaaaaaaaaagacacgaTAACAAGAACGAATCAAAAGTCACATTGATAACCAGTGAgactatattatttttttcaatttgaaaacttaTGCACACAATAATTAGCATATGTGTGTGAAATAAGTTGCACTACCGGAAGTTGCGATAGTACTTCGTTAATGATTGTCATATTATACACACTTCGAAAACAATTATAATCATAATGTCATTACTTTTATCTTTGCTATTGCGCGTggaattttttagaattcaaGTTTCAGCAGAAATCTGCAGTTATTCGCATTACAttgttataataaataaattgcatTATTTTGATATCAAATTGTGTGTGTAGGTATATGAAAAGTCAATATTCccatatattttattgatcCTTGTAACTAATCGTGTGATAATTTGAAGATATTATAGAAATTTactaagaaattaaaaaaccaaCATTTCTTTTAAGCTATGATTACTATCAATTCGTCATCCGTAGGTGTGGTAATAAGATGTGACTATACGAAAACCGGAAGAATAAtcaattatcaaaattcattacgtaaaaattttcgaaaaagacatgaataaaaattcttttcaaacgTGGAATAATTCCAAGGTACCGATTATAAATGATCGAGAAACTAACGGCGAAGTGAACGGGCAAAATGAGAATGAATAGAAGGAaataaaacgataaaaaaaaaaaagaactagGTACATGTACCACAATGTTGAGTTATCGTCATTCGGCGCGTCGTCGTTATTAAACGCTGATAAGCTCGGGTGTTCCAAATCTCCTTGAACCTTGTTCCGTAACGGCGGTGTGCCGATGAGACCGGTCTTCTCGTCGTGTTTACTCGAGATAAGAAAAATCATGTACGATGCGTTATCGCTTTTCAGCAAGGAGGCTTAAAACCATGAGCGATAAATACATACAATGAATGCGTTACGTGTAACAGAGTTGAGACGAAGgtagaaaaaggaaacaaaaaacgacCCAGTTAATATCTGGGTCCACAATCTTGTTTCcttataaattttatctatttattttattcgcttTCAGGAGCAAGTCGTCCCCTCCAGTCCTAACGAAATCCTGGACATTGGCGAGGAGTCAAATTCTTCGGGTTCGAGTCTAGACGGTGAGAACGTCGAAATAATCGACGAAGAAATAAACGAGGTTGAAGAGGAGCAGGAGATTCCGGAACCGGAAGTGAAGAAGAAATCAAACGTCGATGAGAAGCGCGGGAATCGCAGCAGCAGTCCTCAACCTCCGTGAATATCGGCGATACCGGAAACCGGAACAAGTCGAAGTTCTTTCAGACTGTCACGATTTTTATTGTACATTTAACGCGGGACATCGATCGATGATCGGAATTAGAAAATCATCGTCGTAACTCAATTGTCGGGTGTTAGTTGAACTTTGCATGAATCGTCAATGTGTTTTCTTGTTTATAGAAGGTTACTGATGACGATCATACGTGTATCGAGACTTGTTGCTCGCGTAAAAACGTAGACACGTTATTGTTCATTTTCTGAATCACTGTTTCATATAAAACGCACGAAACGTGGTCAGCGTTATTATGGATACGCTGGATATTGTGTAAATAGAACGATGCAATCGTGACGTAGATAATTTGTGGATGTGGTTATTGTCTCATTGTCACAAGAGATTTCAACGATTATCTCTGATGAATCATGTATGAATATGTCTTTTTTCCGAATCCTCGATAAATACTTTCAATCGTGAATATTACACTGAAATTTAAGTCAATTACATCACGCGGACAGATTATGTTCATGATCAATGAATTCAGCAGCAATCTTTCTGCATATCGGTTAGAAAATTTCCGATCGTTTAACCTTTTTtcgttatatacatatttaaatGAAGTCGGTGTGAATTTTCATAATATGTGgattaaaaatcgattttactTTCGCTGAGAAACTTTTCAAAGcgaatttcaaacgaattatAGCTCTCTCAATACTAtgtgtaattttatttccattacTGGTATGAATCtgtattttcaatcaaaagaGTTAACCGGactatattttatattttttattctcaactTCAGGGTTAATACAGATCGCGACGTGTTAatagttgaatttttaatcaacgtttgattattttttctgtattcttGTGAAACTACACGAGAAATTGTTTCTCAGACTTGTTCTTTCGCCGTTCGAGAATTTTTAGATCATGCCttccaaacatttcaataTTCGATGTATGTAAATAGTACGATtctagaaacaaaaatatagtataattttgattcattatatgaaataaaatttcattacggTGTTACATATATCTGGGACGGCTGAAACTAGGGTTATATgcataagatttttttttcctatatgAAACTGACTGCTATTGAACAACCGTAATATATCTTTGAAAGTACGACGTTTTATCTatattgtgtgaaaatttggttgaaatatttcaaacggtaaaaaagttaCAGTCGTTTTTCTGGGACGTGTATTTGGTTCGCTACTTatgatgaaaacaaaaaaaaaaaaaaactatgccA belongs to Neodiprion lecontei isolate iyNeoLeco1 chromosome 5, iyNeoLeco1.1, whole genome shotgun sequence and includes:
- the LOC107226502 gene encoding uncharacterized protein LOC107226502 isoform X2; this translates as MEDPATHPDERLTISDHDMCPSLRAALNYSPVYFDSSDADDDPLALPETTFVINDDWTISSQELPSLRHIPEEDSDATDADDVDAENTEDEVDSFVNHGDILSRIETNCDGDEQVVPSSPNEILDIGEESNSSGSSLDGENVEIIDEEINEVEEEQEIPEPEVKKKSNVDEKRGNRSSSPQPP
- the LOC107226502 gene encoding uncharacterized protein LOC107226502 isoform X1, encoding MFIIRLPILSVPKLRLKRAVEFTLELKISLIQFFGNELQTQSAMEDPATHPDERLTISDHDMCPSLRAALNYSPVYFDSSDADDDPLALPETTFVINDDWTISSQELPSLRHIPEEDSDATDADDVDAENTEDEVDSFVNHGDILSRIETNCDGDEQVVPSSPNEILDIGEESNSSGSSLDGENVEIIDEEINEVEEEQEIPEPEVKKKSNVDEKRGNRSSSPQPP
- the LOC107226502 gene encoding uncharacterized protein LOC107226502 isoform X3, giving the protein MTTLSELPSLRHIPEEDSDATDADDVDAENTEDEVDSFVNHGDILSRIETNCDGDEQVVPSSPNEILDIGEESNSSGSSLDGENVEIIDEEINEVEEEQEIPEPEVKKKSNVDEKRGNRSSSPQPP